The following DNA comes from Acidobacteriota bacterium.
CGATACGCCGCCGCCGCGCTCCGCCGGATGCTCGAATCACCCGAGGTCCCGGGGCGGATCTCCGCACGCGGGCCGGTGCTGCGGCCGGGGCGGGCGCGCGGCCGCCTGGCGGGCGGCTGCTTGAGCCTGCTCGCCGCGCTCGCCGGAACGCCGTGGCAGCCGGACTTTCGCGGGGCGATCCTGTTCCTCGAAGAGGTGGGAGAGGCCCCGTATCGCATCGACCGCATGCTGTGGCAGATCCGCGCCTCCGGCATGCTGGAGGGCGTTCGGGGCCTGGCGCTGGGCCAGTTCACCGCCTGCCGGCCGCCGCCCGGCCGGCCTTCCCGTAGCCTGCGCGAGGTTCTGAGGGAGTTCGCCGGGGAGGCGGGCGTTCCCTGCGTCGCCGGCTTTCCGTGCGGCCACGGCCGGGCCTCGCGACCGCTTCCGTTGGGATACGAGGCCGACCTCGACGGCCGCGCGCGCGTCCTCGCGTACCGGCCGCCGGCCCGCGCGCGATGACGGTCCGGGTCCCGGCGGCGTCGTGCCGCGTCGCGCTGCGCCTCGCCTACGACGGGAGCGGGTTCTCGGGGTGGCAGAGGCAGCCGGGCCGGCCGACGGTGCAAGGGGAGGTCGAACGGGCGGTGGCCCGCCTCTACGGCCTGCCGCCGGGGGCCGTTCCGGTCCAGGGAGCCGGCCGCACGGACGCGGGCGTCCACGCGCTCGCCCAGGTGGCGGCGTTCGCTCCGCCGGCGGCGCGTCCGCTCGCGGAACTCGCGCGAGGTCTCGCGCGCCTGCTCCCTTCCGCGGTGCGCTTGACGGGGATCGCCGAAATGCCGGCGGATTTCCACCCGAGGAGGGACGCCGCTCTCAAGGAATACCGCTACCGGATCGCCCACGGCCGCGTGGTTCTGCCGTTCGAGGCGCCCTGGACCTGGGGGATCCGCGATCGGCTCGACGTGGCCGCGATGCGGAGCGCGGCCGAAGGGCTGGTCGGACGCCGGGACTTCGCCGCCGTCGCGGCCGCCGGAGGCGCCGCGCGCGGCACCGTCCGGACGCTTCACCGGCTCGAGGCGATCGAGCGCGGCGAGGGATCGCTCGAGATCGTCGCCGCGGCCGACGGGTTCCTCTACCGGATGGTGCGAAACCTCGTCGGTCTGCTGGTGGCGGTCGGGACCGGTCGCCTCGGCCCGGACGAGGCGGCGGCGCGGGTCGCCGGCGGCGATCGGCGGGCTCTTCCACCCCCCGCGCCGGCGCGGGGCCTGGCGCTCGCGGAGGTGCGTTACGATCCGCCGGTGGACTGGAAGGCGGTGCCGCCGTGATTCTTTTGAATCGTGCGGTCGGGGTGGTACAGTCCGGCCGAGCGCGCGCGACCGGGAAGGGAGAGGAGGCGGGCGTCGAGCGAGCGGGGAGTCGGTGACGAAGAGGCGGCAGGTGACGGACGGCGGCTCCGCCGCGCGGGCCCCGACGGCAGCGGAGCGCAAGCTGCTCGAAGCGATCGACAAGGAGCGCCTGCCTCGCCACGTGGCGGTGATCATGGACGGCAACGGCCGCTGGGCGAGACGGCGCGGCATGCCGCGGATCGCCGGCCACCGGGCGGGGATCGCCGCGGTCAGGGCGGTGGTGGAGGCGTCGGCGGAGCTGGGGATCGAGGTCCTGACGCTCTACGCCTTCAGCCGGGAGAACTGGAAGCGGCCCAAGCGGGAGGTCGACACGCTCTTCCGCCTCCTCAGGGAGTACCTCGACAAGGAGCTACCCGCCATCAAGCGGCACGGGATCCGCTTCCGGCCGATCGGAAGGCTCCGCGAGCTCCCCGAGCCGGTGCAGAGGGATCTCGAGCGCGCGCGCCGGGAGACCGAGGGGGGCGACGGGATGTGGTTCCTCATCGCGCTCAGTTACTCCGGGCGCGCCGACATCGTCGACGCCGCGCGCGCGCTGGCCGCCGAGTGCCGCGCCGGCCGCCTCGATCCGGAGGCGATCGATGAGGAGACGATCGCCGGCCGACTGTCCACGGCGGGGCTGCCCGATCCGGACCTTCTCATCCGGACCTCGGGCGAACAGAGGATCAGCAATTTCCTTCTGTGGCAGGTGGCCTACGCGGAGCTGTACGTCACACCGACGCTGTGGCCCGATTTCCGGAGGCGCCACCTCTACGAGGCGATCATCGACTACCAGCGCCGGGAACGGCGGTTCGGGGGAGTCCCGGCACCGGACGACGGCCCCTCCGGCGGCGGCCCGCGGGAGTTGACGGTTTCGTGAAGCGGCTGGCCACCGGACTGACCCTGGCGCTCGTCGCGCTCGCGGCCATCCGGTACGCGCCGCCGTGGTTCGCCGAGACCGTCGTCGCGGGACTTGCGGTCGGGTGCGCGGTGGAACTGGGTCGGCTCCTCGGCCGGGTGGGCCTCGAACCGTGGCCCGCGGTGGCCATCCCGGGGGCGGTCGTCGCGGGTGTCGCCTTCGTGCTCGGCGGCGGAGCGCTGCAGGGTGCGCTCGCCGGGCTGCTTCTCGCGGGCCTCGGGTCGGCCCTGGTGGCCGCCGGGGAGCCGCGCGAGCGCCTGCGGCGCTTCGCCGGGACGATCGCCTCGGCCCTCTACCTCGGCTTGACCTTCGGCCACGTCGCCGGGCTGCTCGCACAGCCGGCGAACGCCGAGCGGGGGCGGGATCTCCTGATGCTCGCGGTGCTCGCCGTCTACGCGGGCGACGTCGGCGCGTACTACGGAGGGAGGGCGCTGGGACGGCACCGGCTCGCGCCGCGCCTGTCGCCCGGCAAGACGGTGGAGGGCGCGGTGTGCGGCGTCGCCCTGGCCGCCGGCGCGGCTCTCCTCGCGCCGCTGTGGTTTTTCCGGGCGCTTCCGTGGGGCCACGCCCTCGCCCTGGGCGCGGCGGCCGGCTCGGCCGGGATCCTGGGCGACCTCGCGGAATCGCTGTTCAAGAGGGCAGCCGAAGTGAAGGACTCGGGAGCGCTCTTGCCGGGCCACGGCGGCCTTCTCGACCGCCTGGACAGCCTCTTGTTCGCCGCGCCGGTCGTGTACTGGTACGCCCGGTTGGTGGCCGATGTCGCCTGATTCGCGCGGCGGCGCGCCCGGGTAGAATCGCGGACGTGAAGATGCGGAACGCGCCCAAGAAGATCGCGATCCTGGGATCGACGGGATCGATCGGCCGCAGCACGCTCGACGTGGTGGCGAGGCACCGCGACCGGCTGCAGGTCGTCGGCCTGGCGGCCGGAAGCGGCGGGGCACGCTTGACGGAGCAGATCCTCCGTTTCCGGCCGGCGGTCGTCTCCGTCAAGGACGAGCGCGCCGCGCGCGATCTCGCCGCGAGGCTCGACGGCAGGGCGCGTCCCCGGATCGGAGTGGGAACCGCGGGCGCGACGGAAGTCGCCGTGGCCAGCGGCGCGGACCTCGTCGTTTCCGCGATCGTCGGTGCCGCCGGACTGCTGCCGACGCTCGCCGCTCTTTCGGCCGGAATCACGGTCGCCCTCGCCAACAAGGAGTCTCTGGTGGTCGCCGGAGAGTTGATGGTCCGGGCCGCCCGGGAGGCGGGAGCGCAGCTCCTGCCGGTCGACTCCGAGCACAACGCGATCCACCAGTGCCTTCGCGCCGGCCGGCGGGAGGAAGTCGACCGGATCATCCTCACCGGCTCGGGGGGCCCGTTCCGGGGGATGGACCGGAGCGCACTGGAGCGGGTGTCCGTGGAGGAAGCGCTGCGGCATCCGACCTGGTCGATGGGGCCCAAGATCACCGTCGACTCCGCCACCCTGATGAACAAAGGGCTCGAGGTGATCGAGGCTTCTTTTCTCTTCGGGATTCCGGCGGAGAGGATCGACGTCGTGATCCACCCCCAGAGCGTCGTGCACAGCATGGTGCGGTTCCGTGACGGCTCGGTGGTCGCGCAGCTCGGCGCCGCCGACATGCGACACCCGATCCAGTACGCTCTGAGCTGGCCGGAGCGGTGGGAGTCGGCGGTCGCGCCGCTGGACATCCTCGAGGTCGGCGCGCTCACGTTCGAGCCCCCCGATCACGAGCGCTTCCCGTGCCTCGGGCTCGCCCGCGAAGCCCTGCGGCGGGGGGGGACGGCGCCGGCCCGGCTCAACGCCGCCAACGAGGTCGCGGTGGCGGCGTTCTTGGCCGGGCAGATCCGTTTCGTCGACATCCCGGCCGTTATCGAAGAGGTTCTCGCCGAAGAGGACGGCTCGCCGGCGGACAGTGTCGAGGACGTGCTGGCCGCAGACCGCGAGGCGCGGCGTCGAGCGCGGGCGGTGATCGGCTCGGAAAGGATCCGGAGATGAGCGCTGTGGGGGGAGCGCTCCTGTTCGTCCTGGCCTTCGTCGCCGTGCTGGCACCGCTGATCTTCCTTCACGAGCTCGGGCACTTTCTCGCGGCGAAGGCGTTCCGGGTCCGTGTCGAGGTCTTCTCGATCGGGTTCGGGCCGAGGCTCTTCGGCTTCCGGGGCCAGGAGACCGACTACCGCGTGGCCCCGTTTCCCCTCGGCGGCTACGTGCGCATGGCCGGGGAGTACGGCGGCGGCGCCGCGAGCGGGGATCCGCGCCTGCTGACGAGCAAGCCGAGGTGGCAGCGCCTGGCGATCCTGCTCGCCGGGCCGGCCATGAACGCGCTGGTGGCCGTGGTCCTGTGGTGGGGACTGTTCATGCACGGGGCCGAGGAACTGGACCTCCCGAGCGGCCCGCCGGTCGTGCAGGCGCTCGCGGACGGCGCTCCGGCGGCCCGCGCAGGCCTGCATCCCGGGGATCGGATCCTGCGCATCGACGGGAAGGCGATCACTTCCATCGAGGAATACCAGAAGGAAATCGCTTTCCGGCCGGGGCAGCGGGCTCGCTACCTGGTGGAGCGGGACGGATCCCGGCTCGAGTTGGAGGTGGAGATCGCGGCCGATCCCCGAACCGGAATCGGCTGGGACGGGGTCTATCCGAAAACCCCGATCGCGATCCGGGAGGTGATCCCAGGCGGGCCGGCGGACCGGGCGGGGCTGCGCCCCGGCGACCTGGTGCTCGGCGTCGACGGCCGGGCGCTCGAGCGCGTCGACGACCTGGTCGCGGCGATCAAGGCGAGTCCCGGCCGCCCCCTCACGCTGTCGATCGGGCGGGGAGGAGAGGTCCTCGAGATCGCCGTCGTTCCCGAGCCCGCCGAAGGGGGCGCCCGCATCGCGGTGCTGCTGGGCCTGCCGACACGCTTCGTCCGTTACGGCCCGGTAGCGGCGCTCCAGGCCGCGCTCCGCACCGCCGTCGAGGAATCGGACCTTCTGTTCCGCACCGTCAGCGGTCTCGTGAAGCGCGAGCTGGGCGTGAAGGTTCTGTCCGGGCCCGTGGAGATCGCCCGCATGTCCGCCGACCGGCTCTCGGTGGGCCTGGCGGCCACGCTGCGGTTCATGGCGATGATCAGCCTGCAACTGGGGATCCTCAACCTTCTTCCGATTCCGGTCCTCGACGGTGGCCAGATCCTGATCCTGCTCGTCGAAGGAATCCGGCGCCGCGATCTTCCGGTCGAGGTGAAGGAAAAGGTGATGCTGGCGGGACTGCTGGTTCTCCTCGCCCTAATGGCGACCGTCATCGCCCTCGACGTCGCCAAGGGTCTGAACCGCGGGCAGCCCGCGGGCCGGCCGGCCGCCGCCGGCGAACAGTCCGCCCCGCCGGGGCGTTGACCGCCGAAACCGCCCTCGCCGCCGCCGGAATTCCTCCGCGCGGTTCCCGGCAGGGGGAGGACGGGGCGCGGAAGCGTCGTGGAGGTTCGCGCGCGGAAGCGCGGGATGCGCAGCGCTCGGCCCCTCGCGCCGGGATGCCGCTCCCCTCGGAGCCGCGGGGCGAGCCGTCCGCTGGACGAGCGCTTCGCGGGGCTTCGCCCTCTCCGCGTCGGGGGTATCCCGAAAGGCGCTCGATTCCATCCGTCCCCGGACCCTCCGGCCGTCGCGGCCACCGGCTCGCCGCCGCGGGCGGGATCGCGGGCCTGTTCTCCCGTTCTCGCGGAATCGCGCACCGATTCGCACCGCCGGGGCGCACCTCGCTGCCCGCGCGATACGGTCCGCGGGCCCGCTCCGGCGCTTCGGCCCGAACCGAGCCTCGCCTGCCCGTCCGCTCGGACGCCGGCGCGTCCACCGGCGGACGCGCCGCGTCACGGAACGTGAGCGCTGGGACCTGTCCGGCGGGCATGGCGATTGCCTCGACCTCCCCCAGCGGCCCACAGGCCGCCCGAGGAGGACATCGCATGGACACGCGTCGACTCTGGTTGGCCCTTGCATTGCTCGGCGCCGCGGCGGCTCCCGCGCTCGCGGCGTCCTCCGGCGACACCGCCCGGCCGCGCGCGCAGGCGCCGGCTCCGGTGGACGTCAACCGTGCCGGTATCGCCGAGCTGAGCGCCCTGCCCGGTATCGGGCCGAAGCTCGCTCGCCGCATCGTCGCCTTCCGGGAGGAGCACGGCCCGTTCCGGAAGGTGGAGGAGCTGCTCGCGGTCAAGGGGATCGGCCCGCGCCTGCTCGAGAGGCTCCGCGACCGGCTGACGGTGGGGAGGACGCCCCCCAAGTGAGGCGAAACGTCTCGAACGCGGCGCGGGGCGGGAGCCTCGCCGGGCTGGTCGTCGCCCTCGCGGTCTTCGCGCTCCTGGCGGCGGCCGCCGCGGCGCGGCTCGCCCCGGCCGCCCGCGGGCCGGCGGCGTTGGCCGCCGCCAGGGATCTGGCGGCGCGATGGAGGTCGCTCGCCCGGGCGGCCCGCGCCGACGGCCGCGATCGAGCGATCGTCTTTCCGCTTTCCGGCGGCGACGAGCCGCTGGTCGAGGCGGCCGATGGGGACGGCGACGGCGTCGGGCGGGACGACATCGCCCGCGGGGTCGATGCCGCCGGCCCGCCCTTCACGATCGCGCGTGACCATCCCGGCGCCCGCATCGGCAAGCCACGGCGCCGGCTGCCGGCGGTGCCGCCGTCGACCGGGTTCATCGAGCCGGACGACCCAGCGGTCCGATTCGGTCCGAGCCGCATGGCCGTGGTCACCGCGGAGGGACACGCGACTCCGGGCTCTCTTTTCGTCACATCCGGTGGATCGGTCTGCGCCGTGGTGATCCATGGAGCGGCCCTTCGGATTCGCATCTACTGCCTGTCCGCGGGCGGCGCATGGCGGCGCCGCTGACACCCTTGGCCTGGCCGTTGCCGGACCGGTGCACGGCGGCCGCGCGGCAGGTGGCGCGCTTGTGCGTGCGCCTGGAGCGCGAGCTGGAAGGAGAGCCCGGTCGCGCCGCGGGGATCGCGCTGGAGAGGCTGCTGGCAACGCTCGTCTCCGCTGCGGCGCGATTGGCACTCGTTACGCGCTTGCCGCCGAAAGCCCGGCCGGCGATGCTGGCCGCCGCACGCCGGGAGGTCCTGATGGGTCGCGGGCTGCTCGCGGTCGCGGGCCGGCTCGCCCCGGATCGGGCGAGAAAACTCGAAGTGCTCGCCGGCGGGCTCGACGTCCTCGACCGCCGCCTGGCGGAGCTGCAGCGGGAGGCTCAGGTCGCGATCTCCGAGGGTGGATCTCGAGGGCTCATTGAAGGCACCGCGCGCCGGTTGTAGGATCGCCGCCCGATTCGCGGCGCGGAGCGTCCCGAAACGCCGCCGGAGAAACGGATGGATCGATCGGAGCGCGCCTCCCAGGCGGTCCGGAAGACCCCGCTCCATGATCGGCACGCCGCCCTCGGAGCGAAGATCGCTCCTTTCGCCGGGTATCTGATGCCGATCCATTACAGGACGGGGCAGATCGAAGAGCACCGGGCCGTCCGGACGCGGGCGGGGCTGTTCGACGTGAGCCACATGGGGGAGTTCGACATCACCGGCCCCGGAGCCGCCGCGCTGCTCGATCGGCTCACCCCGTCCCGGATCAGCGCCCTGGAGCCGGGACGCGCGCGGTACACCGCGTTCACCACGGACACCGGCGGATTCGTCGACGACATCCTGGTCTACCGCGTGGGCGAGGAGCGCTTCCTCGTCGTGGTCAACGCCGCGAACCGGAACAAGGACCGCGATTGGGTGGAGAGCCGTCTCGACGGCCACAGGGCGGAGTTCTCCGATCGATCGGACGACTACGCCCTCCTAGCGCTCCAGGGCCCCGAGTCGAGGGAGATCCTGGCCCCGCTGGCCTCCGGGTTCGACGCGCGCGCGCTTCGCTCGTACCGGGTGGCCGAGGGGCGGGTGGCCGGAAGGCCGGCACTCGTCAGCCGGACGGGATACACGGGGGAGATCGGATTCGAGATCTTTCTGGACCCCGGCGACGCCGGCGCCGTTTGGGATGCGCTGCTCGAGTCGGGCTCGGATCGGGGGCTCCTGCCGGCGGGCCTGGGAGCGCGCGACACGCTCCGGCTGGAGGCGGCGCTGCCGCTGTACGGACACGATATCGACGAGTCGACCAACGTCCTCGAGGCGGGGCTCGAATTCATCGTCGACTGGGACAAGGACGACTTCGTCGGGAAGAGCGCCCTGCTCGACGCGCGGAGCGGTCCCCTCGCGAAGCGGCGCATCGGGTTCGCGGTCGAGGGCCGCGGAATCGCGCGCGCCGGACAGGAGATCTACTGGGAAGGACGGAGCGCCGGAAACGTGACGTCGGGAAGCTGGTCGCCCACGCTCGAGAGGGCGATCGGGATGGGCTACCTTCCGCCCGCCGCCGCCGAGCCGGGAACCGGCATCGAAATCGACATCCGCGGCCGGCGCGTGGGCGCGAGGGTCGTCGAGCTGCCCTTCTACCGCCGGCCTCGGCGCCGGCGCACTTGAGGCTGGGCCCGAAGCCGCCTCGACGGGCGGCCGGGCTCGGCTGGAGGACGTGGAGATGCCGCGGCCGGAGGATTGCCGTTTCACCGAGTCTCACGAGTGGGCTTGCCTCGAGGGCGATTGCGTTACCGTCGGGATCACCGACTTCGCCCAGGACGAACTCGGTGACATCGTGTACGTGGAGCTGCCGGAGCCCGGGCGGAAGGTCGCCAAGGGAGAGGAACTCGGGACCATCGAGTCCGTCAAGGCGGTGGCGGAGATCTTCGCGCCGATCGACGGCGAGGTGACCGAAGTGAACGGCGCGCTCGCCGATGCACCGGAGCAGGTCAACAAGGATCCCTTCGGAGCGGGCTGGCTGGTGAAGCTCAGGCCGGCGGACCCGGCGCAGCTCGAGGCGCTGATGGACCACGCCGCCTACAAGCGGTTCCTCGAGACGAGCGCGTGAGACGCCGGCGCGCCGCCGGCAGGTGAGGATCGGTATGAACGACGGAGAGCACGCCCGCCGCCCCGGGGCGGAGCGAGGCTTCGCGGCCCGCCACATCGGCCCGCGCCCCTCCGATGTCGAGGCCATGCTCCGCGAGGTCGGCGCCGACAGCCTCGAGCAGCTCGTGGCCGAGACGATTCCCGGTCCGATCCGACTCCGCCGGGATCTCGATCTCCCGGCGGCCCGCAGCGAAGCCGATGTGCTCGCCGAACTTCGCGAGCTCGCCGGCCGGAACCGCTGCCTCCGCCCGTTCATCGGGCTCGGTTACCACGAGTGCATCACGCCCGCCGTCATCAGGCGGAACGTGCTCGAGAACCCCCAGTGGTACACCGCCTACACCCCGTACCAGCCCGAGATCTCGCAGGGGCGGCTCGAAGCGCTGCTCGTGTTCCAGACGATGGTGCAGGACCTCACCGGGCTCGACATCGCCAACGCGTCGCTGCTCGACGAGGCCAGCGCCGCGGCGGAGGCGGTCACGCTGTGCCGGCGGGTGTCGGGCCGCGACGGCCGCGACCGGTTTCTCGTGTCGTCGCGCTGCCACCCCCACGTGATCGCGGTGGTCGAAACACGCGCCGAGCCGCTGGGGATCGAGATCGCGGTGCTCGACGACGAAGAGATGGATCCCGGCCCCCGGGATCTCGGGATCCTCATCGCTTACCCCGATACCTTCGGGGCGATGAGG
Coding sequences within:
- a CDS encoding LD-carboxypeptidase, translating into MSSRSLPSGLAPGARIAVVAPGSPIDPPALRAGMERLRSWGYRPVAAPHLRARRGDLAGNDRVRLADLVWALSDDGIDAVWAARGGWGGARLLGGLPAALVRGGTRKWLYGFSDLTAIQNHLVGHGWCTWYAPLVADLGRPERYAAAALRRMLESPEVPGRISARGPVLRPGRARGRLAGGCLSLLAALAGTPWQPDFRGAILFLEEVGEAPYRIDRMLWQIRASGMLEGVRGLALGQFTACRPPPGRPSRSLREVLREFAGEAGVPCVAGFPCGHGRASRPLPLGYEADLDGRARVLAYRPPARAR
- the truA gene encoding tRNA pseudouridine(38-40) synthase TruA encodes the protein MTVRVPAASCRVALRLAYDGSGFSGWQRQPGRPTVQGEVERAVARLYGLPPGAVPVQGAGRTDAGVHALAQVAAFAPPAARPLAELARGLARLLPSAVRLTGIAEMPADFHPRRDAALKEYRYRIAHGRVVLPFEAPWTWGIRDRLDVAAMRSAAEGLVGRRDFAAVAAAGGAARGTVRTLHRLEAIERGEGSLEIVAAADGFLYRMVRNLVGLLVAVGTGRLGPDEAAARVAGGDRRALPPPAPARGLALAEVRYDPPVDWKAVPP
- a CDS encoding isoprenyl transferase; translated protein: MTDGGSAARAPTAAERKLLEAIDKERLPRHVAVIMDGNGRWARRRGMPRIAGHRAGIAAVRAVVEASAELGIEVLTLYAFSRENWKRPKREVDTLFRLLREYLDKELPAIKRHGIRFRPIGRLRELPEPVQRDLERARRETEGGDGMWFLIALSYSGRADIVDAARALAAECRAGRLDPEAIDEETIAGRLSTAGLPDPDLLIRTSGEQRISNFLLWQVAYAELYVTPTLWPDFRRRHLYEAIIDYQRRERRFGGVPAPDDGPSGGGPRELTVS
- a CDS encoding 1-deoxy-D-xylulose-5-phosphate reductoisomerase: MRNAPKKIAILGSTGSIGRSTLDVVARHRDRLQVVGLAAGSGGARLTEQILRFRPAVVSVKDERAARDLAARLDGRARPRIGVGTAGATEVAVASGADLVVSAIVGAAGLLPTLAALSAGITVALANKESLVVAGELMVRAAREAGAQLLPVDSEHNAIHQCLRAGRREEVDRIILTGSGGPFRGMDRSALERVSVEEALRHPTWSMGPKITVDSATLMNKGLEVIEASFLFGIPAERIDVVIHPQSVVHSMVRFRDGSVVAQLGAADMRHPIQYALSWPERWESAVAPLDILEVGALTFEPPDHERFPCLGLAREALRRGGTAPARLNAANEVAVAAFLAGQIRFVDIPAVIEEVLAEEDGSPADSVEDVLAADREARRRARAVIGSERIRR
- the rseP gene encoding RIP metalloprotease RseP — protein: MSAVGGALLFVLAFVAVLAPLIFLHELGHFLAAKAFRVRVEVFSIGFGPRLFGFRGQETDYRVAPFPLGGYVRMAGEYGGGAASGDPRLLTSKPRWQRLAILLAGPAMNALVAVVLWWGLFMHGAEELDLPSGPPVVQALADGAPAARAGLHPGDRILRIDGKAITSIEEYQKEIAFRPGQRARYLVERDGSRLELEVEIAADPRTGIGWDGVYPKTPIAIREVIPGGPADRAGLRPGDLVLGVDGRALERVDDLVAAIKASPGRPLTLSIGRGGEVLEIAVVPEPAEGGARIAVLLGLPTRFVRYGPVAALQAALRTAVEESDLLFRTVSGLVKRELGVKVLSGPVEIARMSADRLSVGLAATLRFMAMISLQLGILNLLPIPVLDGGQILILLVEGIRRRDLPVEVKEKVMLAGLLVLLALMATVIALDVAKGLNRGQPAGRPAAAGEQSAPPGR
- a CDS encoding helix-hairpin-helix domain-containing protein, with the translated sequence MPLPSEPRGEPSAGRALRGASPSPRRGYPERRSIPSVPGPSGRRGHRLAAAGGIAGLFSRSRGIAHRFAPPGRTSLPARYGPRARSGASARTEPRLPVRSDAGASTGGRAASRNVSAGTCPAGMAIASTSPSGPQAARGGHRMDTRRLWLALALLGAAAAPALAASSGDTARPRAQAPAPVDVNRAGIAELSALPGIGPKLARRIVAFREEHGPFRKVEELLAVKGIGPRLLERLRDRLTVGRTPPK
- the gcvT gene encoding glycine cleavage system aminomethyltransferase GcvT, translated to MDRSERASQAVRKTPLHDRHAALGAKIAPFAGYLMPIHYRTGQIEEHRAVRTRAGLFDVSHMGEFDITGPGAAALLDRLTPSRISALEPGRARYTAFTTDTGGFVDDILVYRVGEERFLVVVNAANRNKDRDWVESRLDGHRAEFSDRSDDYALLALQGPESREILAPLASGFDARALRSYRVAEGRVAGRPALVSRTGYTGEIGFEIFLDPGDAGAVWDALLESGSDRGLLPAGLGARDTLRLEAALPLYGHDIDESTNVLEAGLEFIVDWDKDDFVGKSALLDARSGPLAKRRIGFAVEGRGIARAGQEIYWEGRSAGNVTSGSWSPTLERAIGMGYLPPAAAEPGTGIEIDIRGRRVGARVVELPFYRRPRRRRT
- the gcvH gene encoding glycine cleavage system protein GcvH, whose translation is MPRPEDCRFTESHEWACLEGDCVTVGITDFAQDELGDIVYVELPEPGRKVAKGEELGTIESVKAVAEIFAPIDGEVTEVNGALADAPEQVNKDPFGAGWLVKLRPADPAQLEALMDHAAYKRFLETSA